The following are encoded in a window of Drosophila simulans strain w501 chromosome 3L, Prin_Dsim_3.1, whole genome shotgun sequence genomic DNA:
- the LOC6737889 gene encoding uncharacterized protein LOC6737889 isoform X1 has product MKTQITDINHFAFFRILDILKENCETQHGDETEDIIKYADILNFATASFKFTRIVRDWDKNFYTRLAIHKLYVAPRRNITISLDAMYKTLNAETEEGRKHLVNIITSVVSNPSLRRLKLNNLDAFFYKEHSSFADEILKILQIKCNSKPIELILNIPGREIRNLHGFRNISKLILTASIEISDLEKFCLYNPKLSTLEVNQSHFSDHGKLAQIVPHCSNLKNFKFILDDNARDNDYVRLSRLNRLQKLKILLPEKNENYMEIDIESHEEEDMGMYSEEIGAVSTYTRSIPIFQLLKALHEKEKSTLRELCLGFDIDDEMVQIISKLNELRGLECGFYDPKSVRHFVQHPNLKRLSTLNKASIVTDDYAALLEKQCTVSNLDTKIIFNAKGNLSIFTEKVDILRLGNCESFLKLKNLKKIYVPDKMIKYEESTLDRFLALGVELWNLNPDSYSGQDYSTLLNDSDENT; this is encoded by the exons atgaaaacccaAATAACAgacataaatcattttgcttTCTTTCGCATACTCGACATTCTGAAGGAAAACTGTGAAACACAGCATGGCGATGAAACTGAGGACATCATCAAATACGCTGATATCCTTAATTTCGCTACCGCAAGCTTTAAATTTACACGAATCGTTAGGGACTGGGATAAAAATTTCTACACACGTTTGGCGATACATAAGTTGTATGTAGCTCCGCGCAGAAATATAACCATAAGCCTTGACGCGATGTATAAAACTCTAAATGCAGAAACAGAGGAAGGAAGAAAACATTTGGTGAACATCATAACTAGTGTCGTATCAAATCCCAGTCTTCGAAGACTTAAACTGAATAATCTTGACGCATTCTTTTACAAGGAGCACTCGAGTTTCGCTGATGAAATTTTAAAGATATTGCAAATCAAATGTAACAGCAAACCAATTGAGTTAATTCTTAATATACCAG GTCGTGAAATACGTAACCTTCATGGCTTTCGAAATATCTCCAAGCTCATCCTAACGGCATCTATTGAAATTTCTGACCTTGAGAAATTTTGCCTTTATAACCCTAAATTGAGTACCTTGGAAGTGAATCAAAGTCACTTTTCCGACCATGGAAAGCTAGCTCAAATCGTTCCCCACTGctcaaatttaaagaatttcaaatttatactGGATGATAATGCAAGGGATAATGATTACGTCAGACTATCGCGTTTAAACAGGctacaaaaattgaaaattctgCTGcctgaaaaaaatgaaaattatatggAAATTGACATTGAATCGCACGAAGAAGAAGATATGGGCATGTACTCCGAGGAAATTGGAGCAGTCTCAACTTATACGCGGTCCATTCCAATCTTTCAGCTCCTTAAAGCTTTACACGAAAAGGAAAAATCTACACTAAGGGAATTGTGTTTAGGTTTCGACATTGATGATGAAATGGTACAGattatttcgaaattaaatgaacTACGAGGGTTGGAGTGCGGATTTTATGATCCTAAGAGCGTTAGGCATTTTGTACAACACCCAAATCTTAAACGATTAAGCACACTCAATAAGGCTTCAATAGTTACCGATGATTATGCAGCTTTGCTAGAAAAACAATGCACTGTCTCAAATTTAgacacaaaaattatttttaatgctaaGGGAAACCTAAGTATATTTACAGAGAAGGTGGACATTCTTCGGTTGGGTAACTGTGAATCGTTTTTGAAACTgaaaaaccttaaaaaaatatatgttcctgacaaaatgatcaaatatgAGGAATCGACATTGGACCGGTTTTTGGCGCTCGGTGTGGAACTGTGGAACCTTAACCCTGATTCTTATTCTGGCCAAGATTATAGTACTCTTTTAAACGATTCCGatgaaaatacataa
- the LOC6737887 gene encoding uncharacterized protein LOC6737887, which translates to MGLANIEELYNDCLYHILDFLTTEDRIIFAQVCQRFRQLFINQCAAKYRMYTLDKDSSRLELIQFCICREAVECLTIDLDHFDTARCYRTYGCETPENCFQILCQTLAGMLRLEHLVVKQESMLVTPIQKPFDQILTAVRHLPKLRRLEIRARDDSSFERVSQLCHLEELQILVPKISLPTLVKCCRSSGNLRSLHLGYACIQKNLSHIVPHCKNLEVLKFGMPANSSEYLQLARLPKLRELSYFGIRRSGSFEPLLSALAAKSQLTHLSIDGGSLTMQETCQLVRIQSLRHFKGFYSTTDCVEMLGCLANLEELRLSIFCPTDISNNLLPIIAKCKDLKLLQIAGGNVNTKSLNDAISLRKSEPVVLVLK; encoded by the exons ATGGGTCTCGCAAATATAGAAGAGCTCTACAACGACTGTCTATACCATATACTTGACTTTTTGACCACTGAAGATCGCATTATTTTCGCACAAGTATGCCAAAGATTTCGTCAGCTTTTTATAAATCAGTGTGCTGCTAAATACCGCATGTATACCCTCGATAAAGACAGTTCACGACTTGAGCTGAtacaattttgtatttgtcGCGAGGCAGTAGAGTGCTTGACCATTGACCTGGATCACTTCGATACGGCTAGATGTTACAGAACCTATGGATGTGAAACTCCAGAAAACTGTTTTCAAATTCTCTGCCAGACTTTGGCCGGTATGCTAAGGCTAGAGCATTTGGTAGTCAAGCAGGAATCGATGCTAGTTACACCGATTCAAAAGCCATTCGATCAGATATTGACCGCCGTCAGACATTTGCCGAAGCTCAGAAGACTGGAAATTCGTGCTAGAGACG ACAGCAGCTTCGAACGTGTTAGCCAACTTTGCCATCTCGAAGAATTGCAGATCCTCGTCCCAAAAATTTCACTCCCAACTCTGGTGAAATGTTGCCGGTCCAGTGGCAATCTTCGCAGTCTTCATCTGGGCTATGCCTGCATACAGAAGAATTTGAGCCACATAGTGCCGCATTGCAAGAACTTGGAGGTGCTCAAGTTTGGCATGCCCGCGAATTCTTCAGAATACTTGCAGCTGGCTAGGCTACCGAAGCTGCGCGAACTATCCTACTTTGGGATTCGCAGAAGCGGCTCCTTTGAACCACTTCTTTCAGCTCTAGCCGCCAAATCTCAGTTGACACATCTGTCCATCGACGGAGGGAGTCTTACTATGCAGGAGACCTGCCAGTTGGTCCGCATCCAGAGCTTAAGGCATTTCAAGGGCTTCTACTCAACGACTGACTGTGTGGAGATGCTGGGTTGTCTTGCCAATCTGGAGGAGCTCCGCCTCTCGATATTCTGCCCAACGGATATTTCCAATAATCTTCTGCCAATcattgcaaaatgcaaagaTCTAAAGCTTCTGCAAATTGCAGGAGGAAATGTCAATACAAAGTCCCTAAACGATGCTATTAGCCTTAGAAAATCTGAACCAGTTGTCTTAGTCTTAAAATAG
- the LOC6737889 gene encoding uncharacterized protein LOC6737889 isoform X2: MYKTLNAETEEGRKHLVNIITSVVSNPSLRRLKLNNLDAFFYKEHSSFADEILKILQIKCNSKPIELILNIPGREIRNLHGFRNISKLILTASIEISDLEKFCLYNPKLSTLEVNQSHFSDHGKLAQIVPHCSNLKNFKFILDDNARDNDYVRLSRLNRLQKLKILLPEKNENYMEIDIESHEEEDMGMYSEEIGAVSTYTRSIPIFQLLKALHEKEKSTLRELCLGFDIDDEMVQIISKLNELRGLECGFYDPKSVRHFVQHPNLKRLSTLNKASIVTDDYAALLEKQCTVSNLDTKIIFNAKGNLSIFTEKVDILRLGNCESFLKLKNLKKIYVPDKMIKYEESTLDRFLALGVELWNLNPDSYSGQDYSTLLNDSDENT, translated from the exons ATGTATAAAACTCTAAATGCAGAAACAGAGGAAGGAAGAAAACATTTGGTGAACATCATAACTAGTGTCGTATCAAATCCCAGTCTTCGAAGACTTAAACTGAATAATCTTGACGCATTCTTTTACAAGGAGCACTCGAGTTTCGCTGATGAAATTTTAAAGATATTGCAAATCAAATGTAACAGCAAACCAATTGAGTTAATTCTTAATATACCAG GTCGTGAAATACGTAACCTTCATGGCTTTCGAAATATCTCCAAGCTCATCCTAACGGCATCTATTGAAATTTCTGACCTTGAGAAATTTTGCCTTTATAACCCTAAATTGAGTACCTTGGAAGTGAATCAAAGTCACTTTTCCGACCATGGAAAGCTAGCTCAAATCGTTCCCCACTGctcaaatttaaagaatttcaaatttatactGGATGATAATGCAAGGGATAATGATTACGTCAGACTATCGCGTTTAAACAGGctacaaaaattgaaaattctgCTGcctgaaaaaaatgaaaattatatggAAATTGACATTGAATCGCACGAAGAAGAAGATATGGGCATGTACTCCGAGGAAATTGGAGCAGTCTCAACTTATACGCGGTCCATTCCAATCTTTCAGCTCCTTAAAGCTTTACACGAAAAGGAAAAATCTACACTAAGGGAATTGTGTTTAGGTTTCGACATTGATGATGAAATGGTACAGattatttcgaaattaaatgaacTACGAGGGTTGGAGTGCGGATTTTATGATCCTAAGAGCGTTAGGCATTTTGTACAACACCCAAATCTTAAACGATTAAGCACACTCAATAAGGCTTCAATAGTTACCGATGATTATGCAGCTTTGCTAGAAAAACAATGCACTGTCTCAAATTTAgacacaaaaattatttttaatgctaaGGGAAACCTAAGTATATTTACAGAGAAGGTGGACATTCTTCGGTTGGGTAACTGTGAATCGTTTTTGAAACTgaaaaaccttaaaaaaatatatgttcctgacaaaatgatcaaatatgAGGAATCGACATTGGACCGGTTTTTGGCGCTCGGTGTGGAACTGTGGAACCTTAACCCTGATTCTTATTCTGGCCAAGATTATAGTACTCTTTTAAACGATTCCGatgaaaatacataa
- the LOC6737888 gene encoding uncharacterized protein LOC6737888, producing the protein MTSFRIRLISDQNLVLVDAPHHESEVFVPQIFNNDIVLWNIVRDRRPNPKVEFCEEPVQGQDNGQIGQRPQIQTRITTATAGLAPWAVSIDGSPFRRIAEEGSRCPLFSLKLISNGSVVLVECNVHESEIFLPQICGQYIAMKRITGRELLLPSKPKISAIQPAKSNCLRIQPTRFCSKTTNLDIQAKKRRKRKSQEQTNHSRAGDQRTLKSAKR; encoded by the coding sequence ATGACAAGTTTTCGAATTCGATTGATTTCGGACCAAAATCTGGTCCTCGTGGACGCCCCACATCACGAGTCGGAGGTTTTTGTACCCCAGATATTCAACAATGACATTGTGCTGTGGAACATCGTACGAGATCGTCGGCCGAATCCAAAAGTCGAATTTTGTGAAGAGCCTGTCCAGGGTCAAGACAATGGTCAGATCGGCCAGCGCCCACAGATCCAGACTCGGATAACGACGGCGACGGCAGGTCTGGCCCCCTGGGCGGTGTCCATCGATGGCAGTCCATTTAGAAGAATTGCGGAGGAAGGTTCCCGGTGTCCACTGTTTTCACTCAAGCTCATCTCAAATGGCAGCGTAGTGCTCGTGGAATGTAATGTCCACGAATCGGAGATCTTTCTACCGCAGATTTGCGGTCAGTACATAGCCATGAAACGCATCACCGGCCGCGAACTTTTACTGCCATCCAAACCGAAGATCTCTGCTATCCAACCAGCTAAGTCCAATTGTTTACGCATTCAACCGACTCGCTTCTGTTCAAAAACGACCAACTTGGATATTCAGGCAAAAAAACGAAGGAAGCGCAAAAGTCAAGAGCAAACCAATCACTCTAGAGCTGGGGATCAAAGAACGTTGAAGTCCGCGAAACGATAG